The Chryseolinea soli nucleotide sequence ATGCCGAGCTTGTTGTTGAGCAGTCCACTGGCGTCATACAACACGCTGAATACACCTATGGATCCCGTTATCGTATGGGGTTGCGCGACGATGGTGTCGCATCCCATGGCCATGTAGTAGCCTCCCGAAGCGGCATAGTCGGACATGGAAGCGATGACGGGTTTCACCTTGGTGGTGAGTGTGATCTCGCGCCACATGGCATCGGACGCCAGCGAGCTGCCGCCGGGGGAGTTGATCCGCAGCACCACGGCTTTGATCTTGTCGTTCTCGCGGGCTTTGCGCATCTCCTCGTTGAACGACTCGGAGCCGATCATATCTTGTCCGGGGTTTGCCTTGCCGGGAAGGATCGTACCCTCAGCGACGATGACGGCGATCTCGTTCTTGGATTCGCTATAGGTGGAGAACGTCTTTTTGTATTTGCTGTATTTGATAAAGGAGATCTTGTCTTTGCTGCCCAGTCCGAGGCGCTGCCGGATGGTGTGTTGCACCTGGTCGTCGTAGGCCAGCGAATCGATGAGCTTGTATTCTACGGCTTGTTGTGCATTGCGCACCAACATTTTATCGGAGATCTCCTTCAGGTTGGCTTTGGGAATGCTGCGCGATTCGGACACGCGGGTGACCACTTGGTCGTAGATGGAGTTGATCATCTCGGTGAGCTGCAAACGATTGGCGTCACTCATTTTTTCCAGGATGAAAGGCTCCACGGCACTTTTGAATTCGCCGACGCGGAATACTTCGGGCTTCACCTCCAGCTTGTCGAAGAGCCGTTTGAAAAACGTGATGTCCACGGCGAGGCCGTTGAACTCTACGTCGCCTTCGGGATGGAGATAGATCTTGTCAGCGGCAGAGGCCAGGTAGTAGGCCGACTCGGACAGTCCTTCGCTAAACACGATCACCCATTTTCCACCTTTTCTGAAATCCAGCAAGGCCTCACGAATTTCTTCGATCTCGGTATAGCCGGCCATGGGTTGGGTGATGGTGATGTAGATGCCTTTGATCTTCTCGTCGTCTTTAGCGTGTTCGATGGCCTGCCGGAGTTGGGCCAGTCCCATCGGACGCGGCGCGGATCCGCCCAGGAACGGGATTCCTGAAAACGGTTCTTCTTTTTCTGTTTCCACGATGGGAGCATCCATGTCCAGCTTCAATACGGAGTTGTCGCCAAATTCCAACGGCGTTTCGTCGACAGACGATAGCGCGGATATAAAAACGATCAGCAGCACAACAAAAAGTATCATCGCCACAAGGGCTCCCAGACACGACGATACAAAGCTCTTAAAGAAAGTCATACGGAACGATTTAAGTTTTCAAAAGTACATAATACTGCTTCGAATAAAAAAGTATGTTTACAAGCATGAACAATGCTGTTTTCCTTTTGTTGGGCACCAACCTGGGCAACCTGGGTGACAACCTGGCGGCCGCGATTCACCACATCGGGGAGCGTGTGGGAAAGATCGTGCGCGTGTCGTCGCACTATCGCACCGCGGCCTGGGGGAAGACCGATCAGCCGGAGTTCTGCAACCAGGTGATCGAAGTGGAAACGTTTTCCAGCCCGGAAGAAGTATTGACCCAGGTGTTGGCCATCGAGACGTTGCTGGGCCGCGAGCGCAAGGAGAAATGGGGTGAGCGGCTGATCGATATTGACATCTTATACTATGGCGATCGTGCCGTCCATTCTCCGGGACTGATCATCCCCCATCCGCAGCTGCAGAATCGCCGGTTCACGCTCGTTCCGCTTTGCGAAATTGCGCCGGATTTTGTTCACCCTGTGTTGCATAAAACAAACAGCGAACTGTTGGAACAATGTCCGGATCAGCTCGCTGTTCATAAAGTTGAAGAATGATAGATTTTAAATTGTTCTGACTTCGCTCAAAGGCTCATCACCTCCACTTCGGGAGCAATTTTCTTTACCAGTCCCTGCAGCACTTTGCCGGGGCCGCATTCGATAAATGTTTTTGCACCATCCTTCACCATATTTTGTACCGATTGCGTCCAACGCACCGGGCTGGTGAGTTGCGCGATGAGGTTTTGCTTGATGACGTTTACATCGGTGGACGGAAGGGCATTCACGTTTTGGTATACCGGGCAAATGGGTTTGCCGAAGGGAGTGCTTTCTATAGCAGCAGCCAACTCGGCGCGGGCGGGTTCCATGAGCGGCGAGTGAAACGCACCGCCTACCTGCAGGGGCAATGCCCGTTTGGCACCGGCGGCCTTCAATTTTTCGCAGGCGATGTTGATGCCATTGATCGTTCCCGAAATAACGAGCTGACCGGGGCAATTGTAGTTGGCCGCCACCACGATCTCGTCGATGGATGCGCAGATGTCTTCCACAATTTTATCGTCCAGGCCGATGATGGCGGCCATGGTAGAAGGGTTTATTTCACAGGCATGCTGCATGGCCAGGGCCCGTTTGGAGACCAGCTTTACGCCGTCGGCAAACGAAAGGGTTTTGTTAGCCACCAAGGCGGAGAACTCGCCCAACGAATGGCCCGCCACCATGTCGGGAGCGAACGTATCGTTCACCAACGCAACGGCCACAGAGTGCAGGAAGATGGCGGGTTGTGTCACCTTGGTTTGCTTTTGCTCATCGGCGGTGCCGTTGAACATGACCTCGGTGAGTTTGAACCCCAGGATGTCGTTGGCTTCGTCGAAGAGCGCTTTCGCTTTTGGGCTGGCGTCATACAGGTCCTTGCCCATCCCGGTGAACTGGGCGCCTTGCCCGGGAAATACATATGCTTTCATGGTGGTCTACGTCTGATTACGGGGGCAAAAGTAGCAAAAAGTTGAAATGTTCAGTTTCCTACGCTGGTTCGCGCCAAGCACCTGCCCTTTTTACCAGGCCGCAAACCGTTTTTTCAACTCCGGTGTGGGGATCATGCAAGCATCCTTTTTTCCAAAGATCTTATAGCGGGAACGGGCCACCTGGTCATAGAGTGCGTCGCGAAGAAACCGCGGAATGATTCTGAATATGCGCAGCCACGACCACGCACCGTCCATCCGGCCCACGATGTGTAGCACGGCGTCGCTCTTCTGGAAGAGGTTTCCGTTTTCAATAACGATCATGCTGTGAAGCGCGTCGGGATCCAGGCCGTTTCGAACCAACTGATCTCTTCCAAGTTCTGATTGCAGGGAGGCAAACACAATCTTCCCGGTTTTGTCCCGCTTGATAATGAACAACACGGCGCCGTTGCACAGGTTGCAAATGCCATCGAAAAGTACGAGGAAACCGGGGAGCGTGCCTACCGGATCAGGTGCACCCATCCCTTGAAGTTTTGCACTTGGTCGCCGGGATCGACGGTGATAAATTTCACCTTGGCCACGAAGTAATACACGCCCGTGGAAAGTTCGCTGCCGCTGTTATCCCGTCCATTCCAGTCGATATAGATCGATCCTTTCTGATCGCCGACGGTGGTATCGTAGTGATATACTTCTTCTCCCCAGCGGTTGAACACTTTGAATTCCACCTGCTCCACAAAGCGGGCGCATTTCAACATGATCTCGATGGGGATCGGGCAATTGCCTTCCTCGCCGCATTCGTATCCGCGGAGGCTGTAGGCACTGAACAGCTCATTGTATTTGTCGCCATTCGGGGTGAACACGTTGGGCAATTCGTAGTGCGGGCAGTTGTCGATACACATCTCCTCACTCAGCTCCCCTTCGTTACCGGATCGATCGACGGCGGCAATCTTATAACATCGGGCGAACGATCGCAGATTGGCGTCGGTGTAGGTGGTGTCGGTAGTGTTGGCCAGCAGGGCGTATTCTCCACCTTTTTTATTTGTGTAATAGATGTTGTACGAACGCACGTCGTTGCGACAGGACGCATCTTTGGCGCGGTTCCAGTACAGCACGTTGGCGTAGGTGTCTCGGTCGCAGAATTTTGTAAAGTAGTCGTCGCAGTCTTTAAAGTCGGCGGTGCTGCGGATGGGCGGCTCCAGTTTACAAGGCGGTATGGTGTCGCCGGGTTGGGCGCACATGATCTGCGAGAAGTTGTTTAGCGGCTGGGGGATCTTCGGGTTGCCATAGCCACCGCGGGTCATGATGCGATAACAGTAGGTGGTGTTATCGTCCAGGGCGGTTCCATTCCACTGTCCTTCGTCCAGGTAGATAAAACCAGAGCTGCTCACGTCAACGCTGTCGATGAGCACGAGGTCGGCTTCGGTAGCCCCCTCCGGTCCTCGATAGATCAGGTGTTTGTTGGGTACGGATTGTATTTGATTCGACCAGGGCACAAACGCGCTCCAGTTCAACTCGATCTTTTTCACTTGCGACTTGGCATCGAGGCGCACGGAAGAAGCCGTTGCCGAGTTGCCCACGAAGGCACCCGTGGCATCATAGCAGGCGATGCTGTAGTTATAGACGTTTTCTTCTGAGTTGACACCTTGATCCAGGAAAGTAGTATCCGCAAAGTTTGCCGTCGGCGTTATTTTCGTTGAATCCTGACCACGGGCAAAACCTACGGCGCGCCAAATGTCGTAATGGAAGGGCTGTACGAATTGAACCTTGGGTTCAAGCGGTTTTTTCCAGCTCACACGGATCTGGCCCGCGGTGATGTCTGTTTTTTCCACGGACACGTGCGTAATGGTGGGTACGTCGGATGGAACAGGGCCCACGCAAATATCTTTGGAAACATAGCTCTCCCCACCCTTTGGCAATGGGAACACCGCCACCAGGCGGTAGCAGTATTTGGCACCGGGCGCTAACCCATTTCCTTTGTTTGAATCGGTATATTTGGTGACGGGATTGCCGGCCTCATCTTTTATACCCACCACGTCGATGAGTTCATAACCCAGGTAGGCGGGCATGCCGGTCTGGCAGTTGTCGGGTTCAAAGGGCGAGCCGTCAACCTTTCTCCAGATCTGCATGGACGTCGCGTTTTGACAGAAGTAAGGATCCCATTGCAAGCTGGTCCTCCGGTCGACAAGGCTGGCGCCAACCCATTCTGGTGCCGGTCCTACTACTTTAATGAGCCATGTTTTGAAGGTCACCAGACGCGGTCCGTTCTTGGGCTTGTCGGTTATTTTGAAGACCACCTGATAGGGTTGATCTTTCACGTGCAAGCATTGTGTTTGCCAATCGAATTTCGTTTCGGCTGGGGGATCGGAAGGAACAAAATCGTTCACGCCAGGGACCGGCGCATAGGTGGCCGGTGATTGCGCTGCCGGATAGTTAAAAATTTCAGAGAAGGCTTCAATCTTGACGGGGTCCTTGTCGGGATCAGTGCCAAAGATGGTGGCCTTTAGTTCCGTGCCGGCGACCACGCAGGTGTCATTGGGTACAATCATGTCGGGACGCTGATTCTTACAGTCGTCGACCAAGATCTGCATGTCGCGTCGCACGTAGCCCATTTGGTACCATTGTCCATTCCGCTTCCTCCATTCGATGATGTGGAAGGCGATGTTGTATTCGCCGATCGCGCCGGGTGCATCCCAGATGATGGTACCATCAAACTTCGTGGGATCGAAGGAAAATGTTGGCGGGCCGGTACCGGCCTCGTTAGCGTGACCGAAGTCTGTATAGAATTTCGAATTGTTGGGATCCTTGTAGTTGATAACCTGCGTGTTCCGGTCGCTGTAAGGGACCTGCATGGAATACGACAGACTGTCGCCGTCCGGATCGTAGGCGCCGGGGTTGTGCGTCCAGGTTACACCGGGGCAGGCATGGTCGATGGGTGGTACCAACAATATGGGGGTGTTATTACAGCCCAGGAAGGGATCGATGTTGACGACGGTTTCGAGGTAGAATGTGGTGTTCACGGAGGCATCCATGTTCAACACGCCTTCGTTCCGGTTGGGCTCGCGATAGCTGATGGTATATTGACCAATGCCGGAGTAAGTGTGCCGGATGGTATAGGACGCGGTGGCCACGCTGCCATCCGAATCCAGGTCCAGCCGAATGGTGTTTGGCGTTTCAGGCACCAGGGTGGTGTTGCCGTCGCCAAAGTTGAGGACGTCCTGATCGCCACCAAAAAGGACGGTGGTGTTCTTGGTGTTGGTGTATACCCTTACGGTGATGATAAAGGTTAAGCTGTTACAGTTTTCGCGAACGGCCGTGATTTCGCCAGCGCGAAGGTGGGTGGCGTGGCTTTTCACAAGGCATACCATCATCAGTATCGCCGAGATGGCGCCAACCCTGCAAAATTTTCTTACTAAAGCGGTAAAGTTCATGCCTGTGTCAAACGATCTTTTGGGTAATCAAAACACTACGGAGTCGATCAGGGTTACAATATATGACGTTGTTCTTGATCTATAAAATTAACATATAAGGTAACGCTTAAGCTCCTGAATTAGTCCTTAAACGGGTAAATTCTTTTTTTGGTGGGTTAAACTTCTCCCCCATCGGGACATCTAAACGCATATGCAGGATGATCCGAAAACCAAGCATTTTTTAAACCGTGCCGCGTTTGGACCGGCACCGGGTTTAAAAACCCCCGTTCATACTCCAACCTGGATTAAAAGCGCATCGCACAACCGCCCGATCGATGTTATTCCGGCGGCGGGTGGGGCGCCACGGATGCCGGACCAACGCGCTCCAAAAGATGCAAAAGCCCGCCGGGCCAAGTTTCTGGACGAACTCACCCAATTGAATACAACCTGGATCGCACAACTGACGCAACCCGAGACCCTTTGGCGCGAGAAAATGACCCTCTTCTGGCACGACCACTTTGCTTGCCGGGTACGGTCGGCTTTCCTGTCGCAGCAATTGAACAACACGGTGCGCCGCGAAGCACTGGGTTCTTTTGGAGACTTGCTCGCGGCGGTATCAAAAGACCCGGCCATGCTGCAGTTTCTAAACAACCAGCAAAACAAAAAAGACAGCCCCAACGAGAATTTTGCCCGCGAGGTATTGGAGCTTTTCACGTTGGGACGAGGTCATTATACGGAAGCCGATATCAAGAATGGCGCACGCGCCTTCACCGGCTGGGCCTTCCATCCAACATCGGATGCGTTCGTGTTCCGGCCGCGGGTGCACGACGATGGGCCGAAGACCTTTATGGGAAAGACCGGCCATTTTTCCGGCGACGACATCCTCCACATCATCCTGGAAGACCGCCAGACGGCGCGATTCATTACCGAAAAGATCTGGCGCTACTTTGTGCACGAGGGGCCACCCGACGAAGACATCGCCGCTTCGCTGGCGGAGGATTTCTTTCGTTCGGACTACGACCTTCACAAACTGCTGACCACGGTATTCTCCTCGTCCTGGTTTTATGAGCCGCGTTTTGTTGGCAATCGCATCAAGTCGCCCGTGGAACTCCTGGCGGGAATGTTGACACAGACCGGGGGCCGGTTCGAAGACCCCCGTGCAGCGTTGTTTTTTCAGCGCGGGCTGAGCCAGGTTCTTTTTCAACCTCCGAATGTCGGTGGGTGGCCCACGGGCACGGCGTGGATCGATAGTTCCAGCCTCACATTTCGCATGACGGTGCCGGCGCTGATCTTCAAAAATCTCGCAAACGACTATGTGCCCAAAGACGATGGCGATGCCAACAACACCACCAACAAAGCGGCCACCCGAAACCTGAACTGCACGGTCGACTGGGCCTCGCTGGCGCAACAGTTCACGAAAGCATCGACCGGCGAAACGCTGGCAGCCTTGGAAGATCATTTGCTGGCCACGCCCACAACCGCGGCGAATCGTAAACTGGTCGCCACGCAAGCCGCCAGCAGCACGCGCGACGATGAATGGATGAAGCAAGCCTTCACGGCATTTATGTCCTTACCAGAATATCAACTGAGCTGATCATGACTTCCAGAAGAAATTTTCTCAAACAATCTTTGCTCGGTGCCACCGGCACACTGCTGGTGCCGACGTTCCTGAAAGCTTTTGAAAATCCCAACGCTTTCGCGGAAACCAATGACAAGATCCTGGTGGTGGTGCAACTTTCCGGTGGCAACGATGGCTTGAACACGATCGTCCCCTACCGCAATGATTTGTATTATCAACACCGTCCTTCGCTGGCTATCGCCGCCGACAAGGTGTTGAAAGTTTCGGATGCGTTGGGGTTTCATCCGGCGTTGGCTCCGCTGCAAAAATTGTATGACCAGGGGTATCTCGGCGTGCTCAACAATGTGGGTTATCCCAACCCCGACCGCTCGCACTTTCGTTCCATGGACATCTGGCAAACGGCCAGCCCGGAAAGCTATTTGCAAACCGGTTGGATCGGTCGTTACCTCGACGCCAACTGCGCCGGCTGCTCCGTGGCTGATCAGGCCATTGAAGTGGACGACACGCTGAGCCTTGCTTTGAAGGGAGACAACATCAAAGGGTTGGCGATGAAAGATCCACGCAAGCTTCACCAGGCCATTCACCAGTCGTTCTTTCACGACGTGGCGCAGCACAATACCGCCGATGGGGTGAACGACCCATCGCTACACTATCTCTACAAAACCATGGCCGAGACGGTTTCGTCTGCCGACTATCTCTATCAAAAGGCGGGGACTCCTGCGGCCGGGATGGATTATCCGCAAAGCGATTTTAGCAAAAAGTTAAAAACGGTTGCGCAACTCATACTTGCTCGTGTGCCCACACGGGTATACTATGTGTCGATGGCCGGCTTCGATACACACGTGAACCAGCAGGCGCAACATCAACGGTTGTTACAACGCTATTCGGAAGGGATCACTGCTTTCGTGGATGATCTGGACAAGGGCGACCGCATGAAAGATGTATTGATCATGACGTTTTCGGAATTTGGAAGACGTGTAGCCCAGAATGCCAGTGGCGGCACAGACCACGGTACGGCTAACAATCTTTTTGTGATGACGAAGCATTTGAAGCAAAAAGGTTTTCTCAACAGCACACCTGATCTATTAAAGCTCGACAACGGTGATCTCA carries:
- the sppA gene encoding signal peptide peptidase SppA, whose protein sequence is MTFFKSFVSSCLGALVAMILFVVLLIVFISALSSVDETPLEFGDNSVLKLDMDAPIVETEKEEPFSGIPFLGGSAPRPMGLAQLRQAIEHAKDDEKIKGIYITITQPMAGYTEIEEIREALLDFRKGGKWVIVFSEGLSESAYYLASAADKIYLHPEGDVEFNGLAVDITFFKRLFDKLEVKPEVFRVGEFKSAVEPFILEKMSDANRLQLTEMINSIYDQVVTRVSESRSIPKANLKEISDKMLVRNAQQAVEYKLIDSLAYDDQVQHTIRQRLGLGSKDKISFIKYSKYKKTFSTYSESKNEIAVIVAEGTILPGKANPGQDMIGSESFNEEMRKARENDKIKAVVLRINSPGGSSLASDAMWREITLTTKVKPVIASMSDYAASGGYYMAMGCDTIVAQPHTITGSIGVFSVLYDASGLLNNKLGITSEELKTGEIGQLITIDRPLTETEKSIWQKRTEEVYETFTTKAAEGRKMSVENIKKVASGRVWTGTQAKERGLVDIIGNFQDAVKIAAAAAHVSDDYKVRFYPQYKPSFLEQMIAQYEDDAETGALKEQLGAQYYLYQQWLHIKSYQGTQARMPFEMRIQ
- the folK gene encoding 2-amino-4-hydroxy-6-hydroxymethyldihydropteridine diphosphokinase — encoded protein: MNNAVFLLLGTNLGNLGDNLAAAIHHIGERVGKIVRVSSHYRTAAWGKTDQPEFCNQVIEVETFSSPEEVLTQVLAIETLLGRERKEKWGERLIDIDILYYGDRAVHSPGLIIPHPQLQNRRFTLVPLCEIAPDFVHPVLHKTNSELLEQCPDQLAVHKVEE
- the fabD gene encoding ACP S-malonyltransferase, with product MKAYVFPGQGAQFTGMGKDLYDASPKAKALFDEANDILGFKLTEVMFNGTADEQKQTKVTQPAIFLHSVAVALVNDTFAPDMVAGHSLGEFSALVANKTLSFADGVKLVSKRALAMQHACEINPSTMAAIIGLDDKIVEDICASIDEIVVAANYNCPGQLVISGTINGINIACEKLKAAGAKRALPLQVGGAFHSPLMEPARAELAAAIESTPFGKPICPVYQNVNALPSTDVNVIKQNLIAQLTSPVRWTQSVQNMVKDGAKTFIECGPGKVLQGLVKKIAPEVEVMSL
- a CDS encoding thiol-disulfide oxidoreductase DCC family protein; amino-acid sequence: MGAPDPVGTLPGFLVLFDGICNLCNGAVLFIIKRDKTGKIVFASLQSELGRDQLVRNGLDPDALHSMIVIENGNLFQKSDAVLHIVGRMDGAWSWLRIFRIIPRFLRDALYDQVARSRYKIFGKKDACMIPTPELKKRFAAW
- a CDS encoding gliding motility-associated C-terminal domain-containing protein; this encodes MNFTALVRKFCRVGAISAILMMVCLVKSHATHLRAGEITAVRENCNSLTFIITVRVYTNTKNTTVLFGGDQDVLNFGDGNTTLVPETPNTIRLDLDSDGSVATASYTIRHTYSGIGQYTISYREPNRNEGVLNMDASVNTTFYLETVVNIDPFLGCNNTPILLVPPIDHACPGVTWTHNPGAYDPDGDSLSYSMQVPYSDRNTQVINYKDPNNSKFYTDFGHANEAGTGPPTFSFDPTKFDGTIIWDAPGAIGEYNIAFHIIEWRKRNGQWYQMGYVRRDMQILVDDCKNQRPDMIVPNDTCVVAGTELKATIFGTDPDKDPVKIEAFSEIFNYPAAQSPATYAPVPGVNDFVPSDPPAETKFDWQTQCLHVKDQPYQVVFKITDKPKNGPRLVTFKTWLIKVVGPAPEWVGASLVDRRTSLQWDPYFCQNATSMQIWRKVDGSPFEPDNCQTGMPAYLGYELIDVVGIKDEAGNPVTKYTDSNKGNGLAPGAKYCYRLVAVFPLPKGGESYVSKDICVGPVPSDVPTITHVSVEKTDITAGQIRVSWKKPLEPKVQFVQPFHYDIWRAVGFARGQDSTKITPTANFADTTFLDQGVNSEENVYNYSIACYDATGAFVGNSATASSVRLDAKSQVKKIELNWSAFVPWSNQIQSVPNKHLIYRGPEGATEADLVLIDSVDVSSSGFIYLDEGQWNGTALDDNTTYCYRIMTRGGYGNPKIPQPLNNFSQIMCAQPGDTIPPCKLEPPIRSTADFKDCDDYFTKFCDRDTYANVLYWNRAKDASCRNDVRSYNIYYTNKKGGEYALLANTTDTTYTDANLRSFARCYKIAAVDRSGNEGELSEEMCIDNCPHYELPNVFTPNGDKYNELFSAYSLRGYECGEEGNCPIPIEIMLKCARFVEQVEFKVFNRWGEEVYHYDTTVGDQKGSIYIDWNGRDNSGSELSTGVYYFVAKVKFITVDPGDQVQNFKGWVHLIR
- a CDS encoding DUF1800 domain-containing protein yields the protein MQDDPKTKHFLNRAAFGPAPGLKTPVHTPTWIKSASHNRPIDVIPAAGGAPRMPDQRAPKDAKARRAKFLDELTQLNTTWIAQLTQPETLWREKMTLFWHDHFACRVRSAFLSQQLNNTVRREALGSFGDLLAAVSKDPAMLQFLNNQQNKKDSPNENFAREVLELFTLGRGHYTEADIKNGARAFTGWAFHPTSDAFVFRPRVHDDGPKTFMGKTGHFSGDDILHIILEDRQTARFITEKIWRYFVHEGPPDEDIAASLAEDFFRSDYDLHKLLTTVFSSSWFYEPRFVGNRIKSPVELLAGMLTQTGGRFEDPRAALFFQRGLSQVLFQPPNVGGWPTGTAWIDSSSLTFRMTVPALIFKNLANDYVPKDDGDANNTTNKAATRNLNCTVDWASLAQQFTKASTGETLAALEDHLLATPTTAANRKLVATQAASSTRDDEWMKQAFTAFMSLPEYQLS
- a CDS encoding DUF1501 domain-containing protein; the encoded protein is MTSRRNFLKQSLLGATGTLLVPTFLKAFENPNAFAETNDKILVVVQLSGGNDGLNTIVPYRNDLYYQHRPSLAIAADKVLKVSDALGFHPALAPLQKLYDQGYLGVLNNVGYPNPDRSHFRSMDIWQTASPESYLQTGWIGRYLDANCAGCSVADQAIEVDDTLSLALKGDNIKGLAMKDPRKLHQAIHQSFFHDVAQHNTADGVNDPSLHYLYKTMAETVSSADYLYQKAGTPAAGMDYPQSDFSKKLKTVAQLILARVPTRVYYVSMAGFDTHVNQQAQHQRLLQRYSEGITAFVDDLDKGDRMKDVLIMTFSEFGRRVAQNASGGTDHGTANNLFVMTKHLKQKGFLNSTPDLLKLDNGDLIHQLDFRSVYATILDKWLEVAPKKILPGAYPTLDFI